The Pseudomonas parafulva genome window below encodes:
- a CDS encoding amino acid ABC transporter permease gives MTFDTAFLLSTLPAFVSAVGVTLQVGLIAIATSLLVALFNAALLVLRTPYLWRMVKGYVELARNTPLLIQLFFVYFALPSLGLKVSGFAAAIITLTFMGGAYLTEVLRAGVEAVPRAQLESGRAIGLSEGQLLRHVILPQASILSLPALFANFIFLLKETTVVSAVAVPEILYTTKNYIALYYKTYEMLTVLTLLCVLLFLPLSLLLRALERRLQHGQFGN, from the coding sequence ATGACGTTCGATACCGCCTTCTTGCTCAGCACCTTGCCCGCTTTCGTCAGCGCCGTCGGCGTGACCCTTCAGGTCGGGTTGATCGCCATCGCCACGTCGCTGCTGGTGGCCCTGTTCAACGCCGCACTTCTGGTGCTGCGCACGCCCTACCTGTGGCGCATGGTCAAGGGCTACGTGGAATTGGCTCGCAACACGCCGTTGCTCATCCAACTGTTCTTCGTCTACTTCGCACTGCCGAGCCTGGGCCTGAAGGTTTCCGGTTTCGCGGCGGCGATCATCACCCTGACCTTCATGGGCGGCGCTTACCTCACCGAGGTGCTGCGTGCCGGCGTCGAAGCGGTGCCGCGTGCGCAACTGGAATCCGGGCGCGCCATCGGCCTGTCCGAGGGCCAGTTGCTGCGCCATGTGATCCTGCCCCAGGCCAGCATTCTCAGCCTGCCGGCACTGTTCGCCAACTTCATCTTCCTGCTCAAGGAGACCACTGTGGTGTCGGCGGTGGCGGTGCCGGAAATCCTCTACACCACCAAGAACTACATCGCTTTGTACTACAAGACCTACGAGATGCTCACGGTGCTGACGCTGCTGTGCGTGCTGCTGTTCCTGCCCCTGTCGCTGCTGCTACGGGCACTGGAAAGGAGGCTGCAACATGGCCAGTTCGGCAATTGA
- a CDS encoding amino acid ABC transporter permease — MASSAIELLLVSLPQLTRGAAQTLAISGLGIVFATVGGVLYGVLATLGRRTLNIALQVYLELFRAIPVLVWLYLVFFGLPIVFSVSIPSFWCAVLVLGLWGASEIGEVVRGALTSLPRGQREAGLSIGLSGLQLYGYVLLPQALKRMTPPTINLYTRIVKTSSLAVLIGVVEVIKAGQQIIERTYESVLIYGALFLFFFFVCYPLSAASRALERRWAHS; from the coding sequence ATGGCCAGTTCGGCAATTGAGCTGTTGCTGGTGTCCTTGCCGCAACTGACCAGGGGCGCGGCGCAGACCTTGGCCATCTCGGGGCTGGGCATCGTTTTCGCGACCGTGGGCGGGGTGTTGTATGGCGTGCTGGCCACGCTCGGTAGACGTACGCTGAACATCGCCCTGCAGGTCTACCTGGAGCTGTTTCGCGCCATTCCGGTACTGGTCTGGCTGTACCTGGTGTTCTTCGGTCTGCCGATCGTCTTTTCCGTAAGCATTCCCAGCTTCTGGTGCGCCGTGCTGGTGCTGGGACTGTGGGGCGCCAGCGAGATCGGCGAGGTGGTGCGCGGTGCGCTTACCTCGCTGCCGCGCGGACAGCGTGAGGCAGGGCTGTCGATCGGCCTGTCCGGGCTGCAGCTGTATGGCTACGTGTTGCTGCCCCAGGCGCTCAAGCGCATGACGCCGCCGACCATCAACCTCTACACCCGCATCGTCAAGACCAGTTCGCTGGCCGTGCTGATCGGCGTGGTCGAGGTGATCAAGGCCGGCCAGCAGATCATCGAGCGCACTTACGAATCGGTATTGATCTACGGCGCTCTGTTCCTGTTCTTCTTCTTCGTCTGCTATCCGCTTTCGGCCGCCTCGCGCGCGCTGGAGCGCCGCTGGGCACATTCATGA
- a CDS encoding penicillin acylase family protein, with amino-acid sequence MKRRLMLLTVVVASAAGAGYWYVHAKLPQRAGEATVPGLSAPVAVRYDGRGVPHLQAANETDLYRALGYVHAQDRLFQMELIRRLARGELAEVLGSKLVPTDTLFRSLRIREQAARMAARADPQSRSWQALQAYLDGVNSWQSSHPRPVEFDLLGIAERPFTAEDTLSVAGYLAYSFAAAFRTEPALTYIRDQLGPDYLKIFDLDWHPDGALRPALAASDWRSLENLARLSHEALGDAGVAQFEGSNAWAVAGSRTRSGRALLAGDPHIGFAVPAVWYEAELSAPGFNLYGHFQALNPFALLGHNRDFGWSLTMFQNDDVDLIAEKTHPDDANQVLVDGQWHRLERTEQQIAVKGEAPVSITLRRSPHGPIVNDVLGDTAGATPVALWWAFLETDNPILEAFYQINRADSLDKMRAAAAQIHAPGLNLVWANAAGDIGWWAAAQLPIRPQGVNPTFILDGSSAQADKLGFYPFSANPQQENPASGYIVSANYQPPAAMPIPGYYNLPDRGRQLERQLSAAHVKWDLDNSQALQLDTRTDYGPRTLAPLLNTLRQVAEGVEQQELVEQLAAWGGDYPLESTSATLFNQFLYELAYAALHDELGDTWFQALINTRAIDAALPRLAAEVDSPWWTLRGSPQPTDRTAIVRLAWQRSLAHLRELYGDDPGLWQWGKAHTLSHNHPLGQQKPLNLLLNVGPFAAPGSHEVPNNLSAKIGPAPWPVNYGPSTRRLIDFADPAQALTINPVGQSGVPFDRHYADQAEDYVQGRYRKVQMGVIPAQSTLRLVPAR; translated from the coding sequence ATGAAACGTCGTCTGATGCTGCTGACGGTGGTCGTGGCCAGCGCCGCGGGTGCCGGCTACTGGTACGTGCACGCCAAGCTGCCACAACGTGCCGGCGAAGCGACCGTGCCCGGCCTGAGCGCACCGGTGGCCGTGCGCTACGACGGACGCGGCGTGCCGCACCTGCAGGCCGCCAACGAAACCGACCTGTATCGCGCCCTAGGCTACGTACACGCCCAGGACCGACTGTTCCAGATGGAGCTGATACGGCGCCTGGCCCGTGGCGAGCTGGCCGAGGTGCTGGGCAGCAAGCTGGTGCCCACCGACACGCTGTTTCGCAGCCTGCGCATTCGCGAGCAGGCGGCCCGCATGGCCGCACGCGCAGACCCTCAATCGCGGTCCTGGCAGGCGTTGCAGGCTTACCTCGACGGTGTGAACAGCTGGCAAAGCAGCCATCCGCGGCCAGTGGAGTTCGACCTGCTGGGCATCGCCGAACGCCCCTTCACCGCCGAAGACACCCTGAGCGTCGCCGGCTACCTGGCCTACAGCTTCGCCGCCGCATTCCGCACCGAACCGGCATTGACCTACATCCGCGACCAACTCGGCCCCGACTACCTGAAGATCTTCGACCTCGACTGGCATCCGGACGGCGCGCTGCGCCCGGCCCTGGCCGCCAGCGACTGGCGCAGCCTGGAAAACCTGGCGCGGCTGAGCCACGAAGCATTGGGCGATGCGGGTGTGGCCCAGTTCGAAGGCAGCAACGCCTGGGCCGTGGCCGGCAGCCGCACGCGCAGCGGCCGAGCGCTGTTGGCCGGCGATCCGCACATTGGCTTCGCGGTGCCGGCGGTGTGGTACGAGGCCGAACTGTCGGCCCCCGGCTTCAACCTGTACGGTCACTTCCAGGCGCTGAACCCGTTCGCCCTGCTGGGGCACAACCGCGACTTCGGCTGGAGCCTGACCATGTTCCAGAACGACGACGTCGACCTGATCGCCGAAAAGACCCATCCGGACGACGCCAATCAGGTGCTGGTCGACGGCCAGTGGCACAGACTCGAACGCACCGAGCAGCAGATCGCGGTCAAGGGCGAGGCGCCGGTGAGCATCACCCTGCGCCGCTCGCCCCACGGCCCTATCGTCAACGACGTGCTCGGCGACACCGCTGGCGCTACGCCGGTCGCCCTGTGGTGGGCCTTCCTGGAGACCGATAATCCGATTCTGGAGGCCTTCTACCAGATCAATCGCGCCGACAGCCTGGACAAGATGCGCGCCGCCGCCGCGCAGATCCACGCACCGGGCTTGAACCTGGTGTGGGCCAACGCCGCGGGCGACATCGGCTGGTGGGCAGCCGCGCAATTGCCGATCCGTCCACAGGGCGTCAATCCCACGTTCATCCTCGACGGCAGCAGCGCCCAGGCCGACAAGCTTGGCTTCTATCCCTTCAGCGCCAACCCCCAGCAAGAGAATCCGGCCAGCGGCTACATCGTCTCGGCCAACTATCAACCCCCGGCGGCGATGCCCATTCCCGGCTACTACAACCTGCCAGACCGTGGTCGACAACTGGAGCGCCAACTGTCCGCTGCGCACGTCAAATGGGACCTGGACAACAGCCAGGCCCTGCAGCTCGATACGCGTACCGACTACGGCCCACGCACTCTCGCGCCGCTGCTGAATACCCTGCGGCAGGTGGCCGAAGGCGTCGAGCAGCAGGAGTTGGTCGAGCAACTGGCCGCTTGGGGTGGCGACTATCCGCTGGAGTCCACCAGCGCCACGCTGTTCAACCAGTTCCTCTACGAGCTGGCCTACGCTGCGCTGCACGACGAACTGGGCGATACCTGGTTCCAGGCATTGATCAACACCCGCGCCATCGATGCCGCGCTACCACGCCTGGCCGCCGAGGTGGACTCGCCCTGGTGGACGCTGCGCGGTAGCCCGCAACCCACCGACCGCACCGCCATCGTACGCCTGGCCTGGCAGCGCAGCCTGGCGCATCTGCGCGAGCTGTACGGCGACGATCCGGGCCTCTGGCAATGGGGCAAGGCCCACACCCTCAGCCACAATCACCCGCTGGGGCAGCAGAAGCCGTTGAACCTGCTGTTGAACGTCGGCCCCTTCGCCGCGCCCGGCAGCCATGAAGTGCCGAACAACCTCTCGGCGAAGATCGGCCCGGCGCCCTGGCCAGTGAACTACGGGCCTTCGACCCGGCGCCTGATCGACTTCGCCGACCCGGCCCAGGCCCTGACCATCAACCCCGTGGGCCAGAGCGGCGTGCCGTTCGACCGGCACTACGCCGACCAGGCCGAGGATTACGTGCAAGGGCGCTACCGCAAGGTGCAGATGGGCGTGATCCCGGCGCAGAGCACCTTGCGCCTGGTGCCGGCGCGCTAG
- a CDS encoding amino acid ABC transporter ATP-binding protein translates to MNALIEFQGFNKFFGEHQVLKDIDLQVQAGEVVVILGPSGCGKSTLLRCLNGLEAAHSGSLRLDGKELLQPGTDWRQVRQRVGMVFQSYHLFGHMSVIDNLLLGPLKVQKRPRAEAQAQAETLLARVGLLDKRDAFARQLSGGQQQRIAIVRALCMNPQVMLFDEVTAALDPEMVKEVLQVIQGLARDGMTLLIVTHEMAFARAVADRILFMEAGRILEQNDPESFFSRPQTARAQQFLDKFSFVESLPKTTHKELS, encoded by the coding sequence ATGAATGCATTGATCGAATTCCAGGGTTTCAACAAGTTTTTCGGCGAGCACCAGGTGCTCAAGGACATCGACCTGCAGGTTCAGGCCGGCGAAGTGGTGGTGATTCTCGGCCCCAGCGGCTGCGGCAAAAGCACGCTGCTGCGTTGCCTGAATGGTCTTGAAGCTGCGCACAGTGGCAGTTTGCGCCTGGACGGGAAGGAGTTGTTGCAGCCCGGCACCGACTGGCGCCAAGTGCGTCAGCGGGTCGGCATGGTGTTTCAGAGTTACCACCTGTTCGGTCACATGAGCGTGATCGACAACCTGTTGCTCGGCCCGCTCAAGGTGCAGAAACGTCCGCGCGCCGAAGCCCAGGCCCAGGCCGAGACGCTGCTGGCGCGGGTCGGCTTGCTGGACAAGCGCGATGCCTTCGCGCGCCAGCTCTCAGGCGGCCAGCAGCAGCGCATCGCCATCGTTCGCGCGCTGTGCATGAATCCCCAGGTGATGCTGTTCGACGAGGTCACCGCTGCCCTCGACCCGGAAATGGTCAAGGAAGTGCTGCAAGTGATCCAGGGCCTGGCCCGCGACGGCATGACCCTACTCATCGTCACCCACGAAATGGCCTTCGCCCGCGCGGTGGCCGATCGCATCCTGTTCATGGAGGCCGGCAGGATCCTTGAACAGAACGACCCCGAGAGTTTTTTCAGTCGACCGCAAACCGCACGCGCGCAGCAGTTCCTGGACAAGTTCTCCTTCGTCGAAAGCCTGCCGAAGACAACGCACAAGGAGCTGTCATGA
- a CDS encoding transporter substrate-binding domain-containing protein encodes MKTAHLTKLLAPLFGLALLAGCDKPTDSSAPAKPAASASYLDTIKARDKLIVGVFTDKPPFGFVDEKGRYVGFDTDIGRRFAKDLLGDENKVEFVAVEPASRIPFLQSDKVDLILANMTVTPERKEAVDFTNPNLRVAVQAIVADGSPVKALDDLADKTIIVTTGTTADIWLSKNHPDWKLLKFEKNSESLQALANGRGDAYAQDNLILFSWAKQNPGYRVLPQLLGEEAPIAPAVKKGNTELRDWVNAELARLGEEKFLLKLYDQYVRKELSDDTPPESVIVEGGKWQG; translated from the coding sequence ATGAAAACTGCCCACCTCACCAAGCTGCTGGCACCGCTGTTCGGCCTGGCGCTGCTGGCCGGCTGCGACAAGCCGACCGATTCCTCGGCGCCAGCCAAACCCGCTGCCTCGGCCAGCTACCTGGACACCATCAAGGCCCGCGACAAGCTGATCGTCGGGGTCTTCACCGACAAGCCGCCGTTCGGCTTCGTCGATGAAAAAGGCCGCTATGTGGGCTTCGATACCGACATCGGCCGCCGCTTCGCCAAGGACCTGCTCGGTGACGAGAACAAGGTCGAGTTCGTGGCCGTGGAGCCAGCTAGCCGCATTCCATTTCTGCAGAGCGATAAAGTCGACCTGATCCTGGCCAACATGACCGTCACCCCGGAGCGCAAGGAAGCGGTGGATTTCACCAACCCCAACCTGCGGGTGGCGGTGCAGGCCATCGTCGCCGACGGCAGCCCGGTAAAGGCCCTCGACGACCTGGCGGACAAGACCATCATCGTCACCACCGGTACCACTGCCGATATCTGGCTGAGCAAAAACCACCCCGACTGGAAGCTGCTCAAGTTCGAGAAAAACAGCGAATCGCTGCAGGCCTTGGCCAATGGGCGCGGCGATGCCTATGCCCAGGACAACCTGATCCTGTTCAGCTGGGCCAAGCAGAACCCCGGCTATCGCGTGTTGCCGCAATTGCTGGGCGAGGAAGCGCCCATCGCGCCGGCGGTGAAGAAGGGCAACACCGAGCTGCGCGACTGGGTCAATGCCGAGCTGGCCAGGCTCGGCGAGGAGAAATTCCTGCTCAAGCTCTATGACCAGTACGTGCGCAAGGAGCTGAGCGACGATACCCCACCTGAAAGCGTGATCGTCGAAGGCGGCAAGTGGCAGGGCTGA